The nucleotide window TCACATCATTGCGGTCATATGTCGTGATGAGGTATTTCATTCCCCGCCTTTCTCTTTGTTTTGATGGGTTCCTGGTTTCGTGGAGGCAAGGTCAGCTGCGGCAGCGGCATCGCGCTCGAAAACCGCGCCGTAGTCCTGCCCGTCCGGGCTGAAGGGCTCGATCCCTGCAGCCGCCAGCTTGGGTCGGAGTGCTTGCCAAGGCATGCCAAGCTCGACGGCCAGGCCGCGCAGGGTCACGAACCGCTCATGGAAAGCGGCGAGGTCGCCTGGCGCCAGGAAGCGCTGCCGCGCATTGGTCTTGGGGTGTCGGCCTTCCGTGGACGGGACATGTCCCTCGCGCACCAGCCGCATGGCGGCGGAGCGTGTCAGACCGGACTGGCGGGCGAAGACATCGATACTGAGACCCGGCGCCTCGGGGCGCTCCAGAAGACGCTCGATCTCGCCTTTTGTGACCACGATGCTGGCATAGCCATCACGGTTGGTGTGCCGACCGATCCGCTGAACCTTGCCGCCCTCGAGAAGCTTCAGGACCGTGCCGGGGGAGACCTTCAGGCTTTGCGCGGTCGTCGGGATGTCATCCCAGCCGTGCATGTTCACGTAGATCGGCTCGGCCCCGGTCAACAGGCTTTCCAGGTGCAAGTGCGCGGCACGGACGTTCCAGAGCGGCTTGTGATCTCCGCCATCGATCGCGGGCGGGAAATGGCCCTCTTTTCGTAAAAGCTCGAACTGCGAGCGGGACATGCTCAATGCTTCCTGGAAGTCCTTTGCGGACACCAGGGTGTTGATCCGGTCGAGATGTGGCTGCGCTGCCTTGGCATCGAACAGCTCCCACTGGTCATCGCGGCCGGTCTCGGCAGGCTGGACGAGATCGACATCGACCAGCAGCTTGCGCAGGCGCCGGGGATCCATGCCAAGCTCGCGCGCGGCGGTCCGGACCGAGTGGACCTTTCGCTCCAGCACCGGCTCCCCCATGAGGTCGTCGCCCGGACCTAGCGGCCAGGTACTTGCTATGTGGTCGCGCAGAAGCTCCCGGAAGGGGGCGTAGGCCTCGCCCAGGAGGTCGAAGGCGAGCCGGTCATAGAGCGCGCCGTACTTCTTCTTGGGGCCGTCGGTCGGCTCACCAATCGTCTCCTGCAGCTGCATCAGGGTATCGCGGACTGTCGCTTCCCCTTGGGTCGCGAAGCGGAAGCCCATCTCGAAGGACATCCAGGCACGTTCCGGGCCGAACTTCTTCCACTTCGGGAACCTGACCGCCCAGATGGCGCGCCCGAGCAACTCGCAGAAATGCGCTGCGGCGTAGAGGTCGAACTGATCCAGCCAGCTCTCCGTGGGGGTGCCCGCCAGGCGGGCCTCGATCCATTCGTCGAACGGGTTGGGGGCGCGAAGCTCCTTGTCCAGTTCTCCGGCCCACACGCCGGGCGCGATCTCGGCCAAACGGGCGAAGGCGTCGTAGCGCCGGCTGACGTTGGCCTCGGTCCAGAGTGGAACGAGGGGATGGTGATGCTTCAGGCAGAGCGTCACAGGCCGGAAGAGCCAGTGGCCCCTGATGTACATGTCGCCTTCAGCGCGGCCAGGAGCGGCGGCCGCATCCTCTCGCAGACAGGCAGGGCAGCCCCGGACGGTGCTTTCCTTGATGGCCTTGGCATGAAGGCGATTGCCGCGGAACTCGTGCTCTCGGTTGCCCAGGTAGAGGGGCGACCACAGCCGCAGGTCCTCGACCTCAGTCGCGCTGAGATCTGCCAGACGCGCCAAGGCCTCAGGATTGCCGTCGATCACCTTGCTGAAGGGCAGCCCCATGTCGGTACAGAAGCCCGCAGTATCCACGCCGTTCATCGCGGCGAGGCGAGATACGAAGGAGAAGGCCGTTTCCCGATCCTGGAGATCGCGCGCGAGGGGGAGGGGTGTGGTCAACGCGGCGCCTCGTGGTCTTTTGCGTATTCCTCAGCAGGCTCGGCCTTTTGCGCGCGAGCGGGCCTCGCTGTGGGGCAT belongs to Salipiger profundus and includes:
- a CDS encoding TniQ family protein, with amino-acid sequence MTTPLPLARDLQDRETAFSFVSRLAAMNGVDTAGFCTDMGLPFSKVIDGNPEALARLADLSATEVEDLRLWSPLYLGNREHEFRGNRLHAKAIKESTVRGCPACLREDAAAAPGRAEGDMYIRGHWLFRPVTLCLKHHHPLVPLWTEANVSRRYDAFARLAEIAPGVWAGELDKELRAPNPFDEWIEARLAGTPTESWLDQFDLYAAAHFCELLGRAIWAVRFPKWKKFGPERAWMSFEMGFRFATQGEATVRDTLMQLQETIGEPTDGPKKKYGALYDRLAFDLLGEAYAPFRELLRDHIASTWPLGPGDDLMGEPVLERKVHSVRTAARELGMDPRRLRKLLVDVDLVQPAETGRDDQWELFDAKAAQPHLDRINTLVSAKDFQEALSMSRSQFELLRKEGHFPPAIDGGDHKPLWNVRAAHLHLESLLTGAEPIYVNMHGWDDIPTTAQSLKVSPGTVLKLLEGGKVQRIGRHTNRDGYASIVVTKGEIERLLERPEAPGLSIDVFARQSGLTRSAAMRLVREGHVPSTEGRHPKTNARQRFLAPGDLAAFHERFVTLRGLAVELGMPWQALRPKLAAAGIEPFSPDGQDYGAVFERDAAAAADLASTKPGTHQNKEKGGE